From the Ascaphus truei isolate aAscTru1 chromosome 15, aAscTru1.hap1, whole genome shotgun sequence genome, one window contains:
- the LOC142466786 gene encoding uncharacterized protein LOC142466786, with amino-acid sequence METMRTEQSCNIPIHMIENASFNQTRQLINNITASHSKIYILAVATGKDLGESGKCLTWLSDQNLQKRTHGGKRPHVCGECGKGFSVLSHLIRHKRTHTGERPYVCGECGKGFSVLSSLNTHNRRHTGERPHVCGECGKGFSDSSNLNTHKRTHTGERPHVCGECGKGFSQISHLNTHKRTHTGERPHVCGECGMGFSDVSSLNTHKRTHTGERPHVCGECGKGFSQTSHLNTHKRTHTGERPHECGECGKGFSDSSSLNTHKRIHTGERPYVCGECGKGFNRLPHLNTHKRTHTGERPYVCGECGKGFSDSSNLNTHKRTHTGERPYVCGECGKGFCDLSSLNTHKMTHTGERPHECGECGKGFSVLSHLIRHKRTHTGERPYVCGECGKGFNVLSSLNTHNRRHTGERPHVCGECGKGFSDSSNLNTHKRTHTGERPYVCGECGKGFSQISHLNTHKRTHTGERPHVCGECGMGFSDVSSLNTHKRTHTGERPHVCGECGKGFSQTSHLNTHKRTHTGERPHECGECGKGFSDSSSLNTHKRIHTGERPYVCGECGKGFNRLPHLNTHKRTHTGERPYVCGECGKGFSDSSNLNTHKRTHTGERPYVCGECGKGFCDLSSLNTHKMTHTGERPHECGECGKGFSVLSHLIRHKRTHTGERPYVCGECGKGFSVLSSLNTHNRRHTGERPHVCGECGKGFSDSSNLNTQEDTHRGETTCMWGMWDGI; translated from the coding sequence ATGGAAAcgatgaggacagaacaatcttgcaacattccaatacATATGATcgaaaatgcatctttcaaccagacaaggcaattaataaacaatataactgcttctcattccaaaatatatatattagcagttgccacaggaaaagatcttggagaaagtgggaagtgtctgacttggttatcagaccagaacTTACAGAAAAGGACACACGGAGGgaagagaccgcatgtatgtggggaatgtgggaagggatttagtgtgttatcccatctgatcagacacaagagaacacacacaggggagagaccgtatgtatgtggggaatgtgggaagggatttagtgtgttatccagcctgaatACACACAATAggagacacacaggggagagaccgcatgtatgtggggaatgtgggaagggatttagtgactcatccaacctgaacacacacaagaggacacacacaggggagagaccgcatgtatgtggggaatgtgggaagggatttagtcagatatcccacctgaacacacacaagaggacacatacaggggagagaccgcatgtatgtggagaATGTGGGATGGGATTTAGTGAcgtatccagcctgaacacacacaagaggacacacacaggggagagaccgcatgtatgtggggaatgtgggaagggatttagtcagacatcccacctgaacacacacaagaggacacacacaggggagagaccgcatgaatgtggggaatgtgggaagggatttagtgactcatccagcctgaacacacacaagaggatacacacaggggagagaccatatgtatgtggggaatgtgggaagggatttaatcGGTTACCCcatctgaacacacacaagaggacacacacaggggagagaccgtatgtatgtggggaatgtgggaagggatttagtgactcatccaacctgaacacacacaagaggacacatacaggggagagaccgtatgtatgtggggaatgtgggaagggattttgtgacttatccagcctgaacacacacaagatgacacacacaggggagagaccgcatgaatgtggggaatgtgggaagggatttagtgtgttatcccacctgatcagacacaagaggacacacacaggggagagaccgtatgtatgtggggaatgtgggaagggatttaatgtgttatccagcctgaacacacacaataggagacacacaggggagagaccgcatgtatgtggggaatgtgggaagggatttagtgactcatccaacctgaacacacacaagaggacacacacaggggagagaccgtatgtatgtggggaatgtgggaagggatttagtcagatatcccacctgaacacacacaagaggacacatacaggggagagaccgcatgtatgtggagaATGTGGGATGGGATTTAGTGAcgtatccagcctgaacacacacaagaggacacacacaggggagagaccgcatgtatgtggggaatgtgggaagggatttagtcagacatcccacctgaacacacacaagaggacacacacaggggagagaccgcatgaatgtggggaatgtgggaagggatttagtgactcatccagcctgaacacacacaagaggatacacacaggggagagaccatatgtatgtggggaatgtgggaagggatttaatcGGTTACCCcatctgaacacacacaagaggacacacacaggggagagaccgtatgtatgtggggaatgtgggaagggatttagtgactcatccaacctgaacacacacaagaggacacacacaggggagagaccgtatgtatgtggggaatgtgggaagggattttgtgacttatccagcctgaacacacacaagatgacacacacaggggagagaccgcatgaatgtggggaatgtgggaagggatttagtgtgttatcccacctgatcagacacaagaggacacacacaggggagagaccgtatgtatgtggggaatgtgggaagggatttagtgtgttatccagcctgaacacacacaataggagacacacaggggagagaccgcatgtatgtggggaatgtgggaagggatttagtgactcatccaacctgaacacacaagaggacacacacaggggtgagaccacatgtatgtggggaatgtgggatggGATTTAG